A single genomic interval of Psychroserpens sp. NJDZ02 harbors:
- the ettA gene encoding energy-dependent translational throttle protein EttA: MSDDKKVIFSMSGLTKTFQSAQTPVLKNIYLSFFYGAKIGILGLNGSGKSTLLKIIAGVDKNYQGDVVFSPGYSVGYLEQEPELDNDKTVMEIVREGAAETVAILDEYNKINDQFGLEEVYSDADKMEKLMNRQAELQDQIDASNAWELDTKLEIAMDALRTPDGDKKIGVLSGGERRRVALCRLLLQEPDVLLLDEPTNHLDAESVHWLEHHLAQYKGTVIAVTHDRYFLDNVAGWILELDRGEGIPWKGNYSSWLDQKSKRMAQESKTASKRQKTLERELEWVKQGAKGRQTKQKARLKNYDKLMSQDQKQLDEKLEIYIPNGPRLGSNVIDAVGVSKAFDDKLLYEDLNFSLPQAGIVGIIGPNGAGKTTIFRMIMGEETPDKGEFKTGETAKVSYVDQAHSNIDPEKTIWQNFSDEQELVMMGGKEVNSRAYLSRFNFSGGEQNKKVKLLSGGERNRLHLAMTLKEEGNVLLLDEPTNDLDVNTLRALEEGLENFAGCAVVISHDRWFLDRVCTHILAFEGDSQVYFFEGGFSEYEENKKNRLGGDLMPKRIKYKKLVR; the protein is encoded by the coding sequence AAAATTGGAATCTTAGGTCTTAACGGATCGGGAAAATCTACATTGCTTAAAATAATAGCAGGAGTTGATAAAAACTATCAAGGTGATGTCGTGTTTTCTCCAGGATACTCTGTAGGGTATTTAGAACAAGAACCAGAATTGGATAATGATAAAACAGTTATGGAGATTGTACGTGAAGGTGCAGCAGAAACCGTAGCTATTTTAGATGAATATAATAAAATTAATGACCAGTTTGGATTAGAGGAAGTGTATTCTGATGCAGACAAGATGGAAAAATTAATGAACCGTCAAGCAGAGCTTCAAGATCAAATTGATGCGTCTAATGCTTGGGAGTTAGATACCAAGTTAGAAATTGCTATGGATGCGTTACGTACGCCTGATGGTGATAAAAAGATTGGTGTCTTATCAGGAGGGGAAAGAAGACGTGTCGCTTTGTGTCGTTTATTATTGCAAGAGCCAGATGTATTACTATTGGATGAGCCAACCAATCACTTGGATGCGGAGTCTGTACATTGGTTAGAACATCATTTAGCACAATACAAAGGAACTGTAATTGCAGTAACGCATGATAGATACTTTTTAGATAACGTAGCAGGATGGATTTTAGAACTAGATAGAGGAGAAGGTATTCCATGGAAAGGGAACTATTCGTCTTGGTTAGATCAAAAGTCTAAGCGTATGGCTCAAGAAAGCAAAACAGCGTCTAAGCGTCAAAAGACATTAGAACGTGAGTTAGAATGGGTTAAACAAGGGGCTAAAGGTCGTCAAACAAAGCAGAAGGCACGTTTGAAAAACTATGATAAGTTAATGAGTCAAGACCAGAAACAACTGGACGAAAAACTTGAAATTTACATCCCGAATGGACCGCGTTTAGGGTCTAATGTTATTGATGCTGTTGGGGTAAGTAAAGCTTTTGATGATAAGTTATTATACGAAGATTTAAACTTTAGTTTACCACAGGCAGGAATAGTTGGTATTATTGGTCCAAACGGAGCAGGTAAGACTACTATTTTTAGAATGATTATGGGAGAAGAAACGCCTGATAAAGGTGAATTTAAAACAGGGGAAACTGCAAAGGTATCTTATGTTGATCAAGCGCACTCTAATATAGATCCTGAAAAAACAATTTGGCAAAACTTTAGTGATGAGCAAGAATTGGTGATGATGGGTGGTAAGGAAGTTAATTCTAGAGCCTATTTAAGTCGTTTTAACTTCTCTGGAGGAGAGCAAAACAAAAAAGTAAAATTGTTGTCTGGAGGAGAGCGTAACCGTTTACACTTAGCAATGACACTAAAAGAAGAAGGTAACGTCTTGCTTTTAGATGAGCCTACCAATGATTTAGATGTTAATACATTACGTGCATTAGAGGAAGGTTTAGAGAACTTTGCAGGATGTGCAGTAGTAATTTCTCACGATAGATGGTTTTTAGATAGAGTATGTACTCATATCTTAGCGTTTGAAGGAGACTCTCAAGTGTATTTCTTTGAAGGTGGATTTAGTGAATATGAAGAAAATAAGAAGAACCGTTTAGGTGGAGATTTAATGCCAAAACGTATTAAGTATAAAAAATTAGTGAGATAA
- a CDS encoding MBL fold metallo-hydrolase: MKKIAVALFTMTLFLNSCKNETKTDPIKVDKNTTSTTVSTVEISPITHATMVLNYGKETIYVDPTGGKEAFEGQKEPTIVLITDIHGDHLSFDTLKALDLKNALIVAPQAVVDKFPEDFKPNFNVITNGETSVVNNTIIEAIPMYNLREEALKFHSKGRGNGYVLTIGGQRIYISGDTEDIPEMRQLKNIDKAFVCMNLPYTMTVGSAVSAVLDFKPKQVFPYHYRGTDGLSDVAQFKTLVNAGNSKIEVVQLDWYQKK, encoded by the coding sequence ATGAAAAAAATAGCAGTAGCCTTATTTACAATGACTTTGTTTTTAAATAGTTGCAAAAATGAAACAAAAACTGACCCTATTAAAGTGGATAAAAATACAACCTCAACAACAGTAAGCACAGTGGAAATCAGCCCTATTACACATGCTACTATGGTTTTAAATTATGGTAAAGAAACTATTTATGTGGATCCAACTGGAGGAAAAGAAGCTTTTGAGGGTCAAAAAGAACCGACTATAGTTTTAATTACAGATATACATGGTGACCATTTAAGTTTTGACACTTTAAAAGCTTTAGATTTAAAAAACGCTTTAATAGTTGCTCCACAAGCGGTAGTGGATAAGTTTCCTGAAGATTTTAAGCCAAACTTTAATGTGATTACTAATGGTGAAACTTCTGTGGTTAACAACACTATAATAGAGGCTATACCAATGTACAATTTGCGTGAAGAAGCTCTAAAATTCCACTCTAAAGGACGTGGTAATGGTTATGTTTTAACTATTGGAGGCCAACGTATTTATATCTCTGGAGATACGGAAGACATTCCAGAAATGAGACAACTTAAAAATATAGACAAAGCCTTTGTTTGTATGAATTTACCATACACCATGACAGTAGGTAGTGCTGTTAGCGCTGTTTTAGACTTTAAACCGAAACAAGTCTTTCCTTATCATTACAGAGGTACAGATGGCTTAAGTGATGTTGCTCAATTTAAAACGTTAGTTAATGCTGGTAATTCTAAGATTGAGGTTGTACAATTAGATTGGTACCAAAAGAAGTAA
- a CDS encoding microtubule-binding protein: MSDDFDLLETNSNEKTEKVDVNWGKAIDTMKSKLAQEDDPESRQKILNATLDDVVGMAEKDRTSLLDAIKDLTDYQDEVGILFERFSSLNEKEQKVIDDAQKALERSKIELEDAQNKPDTWWNNLWGRKSKIKSAEKALEASEKVRAGADNKAKAMFQERIESADIQTLLSELSYKSQAAITRLKNREVEIKEVEDKLQVAIVEASKNHTKALEKKAETEAKLETQYALLKQARQALEEVADKQTTEYSEALSKVTKLEQVVEELEGLKNAYTTLAASKDSFVHKHNLTIKVLTSLRSNLQTHRAKLKSDTEERVKYYDGYVVALKARTDQEFAAILEHLGVKTDEHIGETLASMHTASAKARQEMMDNIPVHEKVMQGVYRSYAEALHEIRAKDVDIQKNFADRYGIDMKEIFEEYYNSEDGTPSGDDAPAGAPKPQAGNDDLLG; this comes from the coding sequence ATGTCTGATGATTTTGATTTATTAGAAACAAACTCTAATGAAAAAACCGAAAAAGTAGATGTCAATTGGGGAAAAGCAATTGATACCATGAAATCTAAATTAGCACAAGAAGATGATCCAGAAAGTCGTCAGAAAATCTTGAATGCCACTTTGGATGATGTTGTCGGTATGGCAGAAAAGGATCGTACATCGCTTTTAGACGCTATTAAAGACTTAACAGATTACCAAGATGAGGTTGGTATCTTATTCGAGCGTTTTTCTTCATTAAACGAAAAAGAACAAAAAGTAATTGACGATGCTCAAAAAGCATTAGAGCGTTCAAAAATCGAATTGGAAGATGCACAAAACAAACCAGATACTTGGTGGAATAATCTTTGGGGACGTAAAAGCAAAATCAAAAGTGCAGAAAAAGCTTTAGAAGCTTCAGAAAAAGTACGCGCTGGAGCAGACAACAAAGCAAAAGCGATGTTTCAAGAGCGTATTGAGAGTGCAGACATCCAAACCTTATTAAGTGAGTTGTCTTACAAATCTCAAGCCGCAATAACGCGACTTAAAAATCGTGAGGTAGAAATTAAAGAAGTAGAAGATAAATTGCAAGTAGCAATTGTAGAGGCTTCTAAAAACCATACCAAAGCTTTAGAGAAAAAAGCAGAAACTGAAGCTAAGCTAGAAACGCAATATGCCTTATTAAAACAAGCACGTCAAGCCTTAGAAGAAGTTGCAGATAAACAAACCACAGAATATTCTGAAGCCTTATCTAAAGTTACTAAGCTAGAACAAGTAGTAGAAGAGTTAGAAGGACTTAAAAATGCCTACACAACTCTTGCAGCCTCTAAGGATAGTTTTGTACATAAACATAATTTGACAATTAAAGTATTAACGTCATTACGTAGTAATTTACAAACGCATCGTGCTAAGTTAAAGTCGGATACGGAAGAGCGTGTAAAGTATTATGATGGTTATGTTGTCGCTTTAAAAGCACGTACAGATCAAGAATTTGCTGCTATTTTAGAACATTTAGGAGTAAAAACAGACGAGCATATCGGAGAAACTCTAGCATCAATGCATACAGCAAGTGCTAAAGCACGTCAAGAAATGATGGATAATATTCCAGTACACGAAAAGGTTATGCAAGGGGTATACCGTAGTTATGCAGAGGCTTTACATGAGATTAGAGCTAAAGATGTAGACATTCAAAAGAATTTTGCAGACCGTTACGGTATCGACATGAAAGAGATTTTTGAAGAGTACTATAACTCAGAAGACGGAACACCTTCTGGAGATGATGCACCAGCAGGAGCGCCAAAACCACAAGCCGGAAACGACGATTTACTTGGATAG
- a CDS encoding AAA family ATPase: MEHNSTFPIKKSELDVLRDEASSYLKSISWEQGGRAKSKDKNAKDESILLYLSKANNGSSTAITSVSKTILALKKRLLPDSVAIPILLNQTLYAVQEGLTLGIWIKDSYYDASGLSSLNERKSALNSDGKREYESKMQTASAFMLFASAYKILHLLKPHASDDLSVMKQKFAGIPELSLMSPLKGVSCALFYYDKYLAHPDIVKSDKDVADFTVVYFEALIDEINLRKSSLEYTETIVDRTYKLENSEFAISGWENTFQGTAKSIEFNKIQFDQIVGNRDAKHFARRLTERMLSYDFEAKKNPFQELGGFMPVFMGYGIPGTGKSMLIAAIATRLKEHSDNLDIPFLFHPMPDTLISTFQGGSAEKMVDWMKPMQDPTKLIFAPIDDAENNLQERTAQGVSAGVKEVIGVFLRYTEGAYAVNYGNSSIGLFTNLPEMLDKAIISRVQGRFKIDGARSEHDFLDQDHLWWRKLDKTMPDFVNMQGPDGYKYLQDQGLATNMGEILNVSDKPTELRVFDAYDKAEKLHKTTDHLFYATLYKEIQKIFPFFSSRDVRNIQSAISLRLTDFDLEQSWFDNPETYFKKDYQTKLNMLQELMKSNMKGLNFSEIRRQEVVRYLDNVATIADTDFKRKVDARINQLNIETKARESFGNGQ; the protein is encoded by the coding sequence ATGGAACACAATTCAACTTTCCCTATAAAAAAATCAGAATTAGACGTTTTACGTGACGAAGCTTCATCTTACCTAAAAAGTATTAGTTGGGAGCAAGGTGGACGCGCAAAGAGTAAAGATAAAAACGCTAAAGACGAATCGATATTATTATACTTATCAAAAGCAAATAATGGGTCGTCAACAGCTATTACTTCCGTTTCTAAAACTATTTTAGCTTTAAAAAAACGATTATTACCGGACTCTGTAGCAATACCTATTCTTTTAAATCAAACATTGTATGCTGTCCAAGAAGGATTGACTTTAGGGATTTGGATAAAAGATAGTTATTATGATGCCTCAGGATTGTCTAGTCTTAACGAACGTAAATCGGCTTTAAATAGTGATGGTAAAAGAGAGTACGAAAGTAAAATGCAAACCGCTAGTGCGTTTATGTTATTTGCTTCTGCTTATAAAATATTACACTTATTAAAACCTCATGCGTCAGACGATTTAAGCGTTATGAAGCAAAAGTTTGCAGGGATTCCGGAGCTTTCTTTAATGTCGCCATTAAAAGGTGTGTCTTGTGCTTTGTTTTACTATGATAAATATTTAGCACATCCAGATATTGTTAAGTCAGATAAAGATGTAGCCGATTTTACAGTAGTTTATTTTGAAGCGTTGATTGACGAAATTAATTTACGTAAAAGTAGTTTAGAGTACACAGAGACTATTGTCGATAGAACGTATAAACTAGAAAATAGCGAGTTTGCTATTTCAGGATGGGAAAACACCTTTCAAGGGACTGCAAAAAGTATTGAATTTAATAAAATACAGTTTGATCAGATAGTAGGTAACAGAGATGCTAAACACTTTGCAAGACGTTTAACAGAGCGTATGTTAAGTTATGATTTTGAAGCGAAGAAAAATCCATTTCAAGAATTGGGTGGTTTTATGCCTGTTTTTATGGGATATGGTATTCCTGGAACAGGAAAAAGTATGTTAATTGCGGCCATAGCAACACGATTAAAAGAACATAGTGATAATTTAGATATTCCATTTTTGTTTCATCCGATGCCTGATACTTTAATCAGTACGTTTCAAGGGGGATCTGCAGAGAAAATGGTGGACTGGATGAAGCCTATGCAAGATCCAACTAAATTAATCTTTGCGCCAATTGATGATGCAGAGAATAACTTGCAAGAACGTACAGCACAAGGTGTGTCCGCAGGTGTAAAAGAAGTTATTGGAGTGTTTTTAAGATATACAGAAGGGGCGTATGCTGTTAATTACGGAAACAGCTCGATTGGGTTGTTTACTAACCTTCCTGAAATGTTAGATAAAGCCATTATTTCTCGTGTCCAAGGTCGTTTTAAAATTGACGGGGCGCGTAGTGAACATGACTTTTTAGATCAAGATCATCTATGGTGGAGAAAATTAGATAAAACAATGCCTGACTTTGTAAATATGCAAGGACCGGACGGCTATAAGTATTTACAAGATCAAGGTTTGGCTACAAATATGGGAGAAATCTTAAACGTGTCTGACAAACCAACAGAACTACGTGTGTTTGATGCTTATGATAAAGCAGAAAAATTACATAAAACGACAGATCACTTGTTTTATGCGACGTTGTATAAAGAGATTCAGAAAATATTTCCATTTTTCTCTTCTCGTGATGTTAGAAACATACAAAGCGCAATATCATTGCGTTTAACCGATTTCGATTTAGAGCAAAGTTGGTTTGATAACCCAGAAACCTATTTCAAAAAAGATTATCAAACAAAGTTAAATATGCTTCAAGAATTAATGAAGTCTAACATGAAAGGTTTAAACTTTTCTGAAATTAGAAGACAAGAAGTAGTGCGTTACTTGGATAACGTGGCAACTATTGCAGATACAGACTTTAAACGTAAAGTTGATGCTAGAATAAATCAATTAAATATAGAAACCAAAGCAAGAGAATCATTTGGTAATGGTCAATAA